The following are encoded together in the Bos javanicus breed banteng chromosome X, ARS-OSU_banteng_1.0, whole genome shotgun sequence genome:
- the LOC133242866 gene encoding melanoma-associated antigen B16-like has protein sequence MPQYPESPRCSHDQCLWTCIKSQSLEVAQVSKALEETHLPSHLLMPGHLKECPGAGIPSTPEGCQSFCASSTAITATSSIKSEEGYMIREEESSPGTLLAVLDPRSVPIYALDEEVNLLVNFLLLKYQMKEPITKTDTLKIIINKCEVHFLEIFLRASECMEMLFGLDLMEVDRTNHCYRRLIKLGLTYDGIKHSEGSLPKTDILILILNVIFMKGNRATEDKAWEVLNVTGIYSGMNHFIFGEPRKLITEDVVKEKYLEYWQVANTDPAGFEFLLTPRAHAETTKMKVLEFLAKVNGTDPSSFTSQYEDALQDEEERA, from the coding sequence ATGCCTCAGTATCCAGAGAGTCCACGATGCTCCCATGATCAATGCCTTTGGACCTGCATCAAGTCTCAGTCCCTGGAGGTTGCACAGGTCTCCAAGGCACTGGAGGAGACCCATCTCCCCTCCCATCTTCTAATGCCTGGCCATTTGAAGGAGTGTCCCGGTGCTGGTATTCCCAGTACTCCTGAAGGTTGTCAGAGTTTCTGTGCATCTTCCACTGCCATTACAGCCACCTCATCCATCAAATCAGAAGAGGGCTACATGATCCGGGAAGAAGAGAGTAGTCCAGGCACTTTACTGGCTGTGCTAGACCCCAGGAGTGTGCCTATATATGCTCTAGATGAGGAAGTGAATTTGCTGGTGAATTTCCTGCTGCTTAAGTATCAAATGAAAGAGCCAATAACAAAGACAGATACGTTGAAGATTATCATCAACAAGTGTGAAGTCCACTTCCTTGAGATCTTCCTGAGAGCCTCTGAATGCATGGAGATGCTCTTTGGCCTTGATCTGATGGAAGTGGATCGTACCAATCACTGCTATCGCCGCCTCATCAAATTGGGCCTCACCTATGATGGGATAAAGCACAGTGAAGGGAGCCTGCCCAAGACCGACATCCTGATACTTATCCTGAATGTGATCTTCATGAAGGGCAACCGTGCCACCGAAGACAAAGCCTGGGAAGTTCTTAATGTGACTGGAATATATTCTGGGATGAATCATTTCATCTTTGGGGAGCCCAGGAAGCTCATCACTGAAGATGTTGTGAAGGAAAAATATCTGGAATACTGGCAGGTGGCCAACACGGATCCTGCAGGATTTGAGTTCCTGTTGACTCCCAGAGCTCATGCTGAAACCACCAAGATGAAGGTCCTGGAGTTTCTGGCCAAAGTTAATGGGACTGACCCAAGTTCTTTCACATCTCAGTATGAGGATGCTCTGCAAGATGAAGAAGAGAGAGCCTGA